One Ranitomeya variabilis isolate aRanVar5 chromosome 4, aRanVar5.hap1, whole genome shotgun sequence genomic window, CAGTACTTACCTGTCACCTCTATGGGGCGCTGTGCCGACTGCAGTACTTACTTGTCCCCTCTGTGGGGCGCTGTGCCATCTGCAGTACTTACCTGTCCTCTCTGTGGGGGCTGTGCCACATGCAGTACTTACCTGTCACCTCCTTGGGGAGCTGTGCCTGCTGCAGTACTTACCTGTCACCTCTATGGGGCGCTGTGCCGGCTGCAGTACTTACTTGTCCCCTCTGTGGGGCGCTGTGTCGGCCATAGTACTTACCTGTCACCTCTGTGGGGCGCTGTGCCATCTGCAGTACTTACCTGTCACCTCTGTAGGCTGCTGTGCCGGCCGTAGTACTTACCTGTCACCTCTGTGGGGCGCTGTGCCATCTGCAGTACTTACCTGTCCTCTCTGTGGGGCGCTGTGCCACATGCAGTACTTACCTGTCACCTCTATGGGGCGCTGTGCCGACTGCAGTACTTACTTGTCCCCTCTGTGGGGCGCTGTGCCATCTGCAGTACTTACCTGTCCTCTCTGTGGGGGCTGTGCCACATGCAGTACTTACCTGTCACCTCCTTGGGGAGCTGTGCCTGCTGCAGTACTTACCTGTCACCTCTATGGGGCGCTGTGCCGGCTGCAGTACTTACTTGTCCCCTCTGTGGGGCGCTGTGTCGGCCATAGTACTTACCTGTCACCTCTGTGGGGCGCTGTGCCATCTGCAGTACTTACCTGTCACCTCTGTGGGGCACTGTGCCAGCTGCAGTACCTACCTGTCCTCTCTGTGGGGCGCTGTGCCATATGCAGTACTTACCTGTcacctctgtggggcgctctgccacATGCAGTACTTACCTGTCACCTCTGTGGGGCACTGTGCCGGCTGCAGTACTTACCTGTCACCTCTATGGGGCGCTGTGCCGGCTGCAGTACTTACCTGTCACCTCTGTGGGGCGCTGTGTCAGCTGCAGTACTTACCTGTCCCCTCTGTGGGGCGCTGTGCCATCTGCAATACTTACCTGTCACCTCTGTGGGGCGCTGTGCCATCTGCAGTACTTACCTGTCACCTCTGTAGGGTGCTGTGCCGGCCGTAGTACTTACCTGTCACCTCTGTGGGGCGCTGTGCCGGCCGTAGTACTTACCTGTCACCTCTGTGGGGCGCTGTGCCTGCCATAGTACTTACTTGTCCCCTCTGTTGGGGCTGTGCCAGCTGTAGTACCTACCTGTCACCTCTAGGGGTGCTGTGTCGGCTGCAGTACATACCTGTCACCTCTGTGGGGCGCTGTGCCAGCTGCAGTACTTACCTGTCACCTCTGGGTGATGCTGTTTCGGTGGCAGAACTTACCTGTCTTCTTTGTGGAGGCTCTGTGCCAGCTGCAGTGCCTGCCTGTCACCTCTGGGAGGCACTGCCACCTCTGGGGGGCACTCTGACCTCTGGGGAGCGCTGTGACCTCTAGGGGGCATGCTATTTATCAGCAGATTGGTTGGTGACTAAATGTCTGTGATAATAACTGCAGATTTCTCTTCCAGATGTGAACTGCTCGTATTTCAAACACTTCACCTCCGGAGAAAACGCTGAAATCCTAGAAGTCACCACCCAGAAAGGTAAGTGTGGCAGTTAGGGGCAGGTGCAGATGGCAGCAGGGAGAGGGGTGCAGATAGCAGTAGGGAGAGGGGTGCGGGGGCAGGTGCAGGTGGCAGCAGGATGCAAGGGCCGGTACAGGTGGCAGCAGGGTGCAAGGGCAGGTACTGGTGGCAAGAGGGTGCTTGGTACGGAGACATGGACAGTTGGCAGGAGGGTGCGGGTGGCAGCGGCATGTACAGGTGGCAGCACGGTGAAGGGGCAGGTGGCAGCAGGGTGCAGGGGCAGGTACAGGTGGCAGCACAGTGCAGCTTACATGGGCAGGTAGCAGGAGTGTGCTGGTTGCAGTGGCATGTACAGGTGGCAGCACGGTGCAGGAGCAGGTGGCAGCGGAGTGCAAGGGCAGGTACAGGTGGCACCAAGGTGCAGGATGCATAGGCAGGTACAGGTGGCAGCATGGTGCAGGGGTAGGTCCAAGTGGCACCAGGGTGCAGGATGCATGAGCAGATACAGGTGGTTGCAGGGCAAAGGGGCAGGTGACATCAGGGTGTAGGATGCATGGGCAGGTACAGGTAGCAGCAAGGTGAAGGGGCAAGTGCAGGTGGCAGTATTTTGCAGGATGCATAGGCAGGTACAGGTGGCAGCAATGTGCAAGGGCAGGTGCAGGTGGCAGCAGGGTGCATGGGCAGGTACAGGTTGCAGCAGGGGCAGGTACAAGTGGCACCAGGGTGCAGGATGCATGGGCAGGTACAGGTGGAAGCAAAGTGCTGGTGCAGGTGGCAGCAGGGTGCATGGGCAAGTACAGGTGGCAGCAGGGTGCAGGGGCAGGTACAGGTGACAGCAGGGTGCAGGATGCCTAGGCAGGTACAGGTGGCAGCAATGTGCTGGTGCAGGTGGCAGCAGGGTGCATGGGCAGGTACAGGTGGCAGCAAGGTGCAGGGGCAAGTGCAGGTGGCAGTAGGGTGCAGGATGCATAGGCAGGTACAGGTGGCAGCAATGTGCAAGGGCAGGTGCAGGTGGCAGCAGGGTGCATGGGCAGATACAGGTGGCAGCAGGGGCAGGTACAAGTGGCACCAGGGTGCAGGATGCATGGGCAGGTACAGGTGGAAGCAAAGTGCTGGTGCAGGTGGCAGCAGGGTGCATGGGCAGGTACAGGTGGCAGCAGGGTGCAGGGGCAGGTACAGGTGGCAGCAGGGTGCAAGGGCAGGTACAGGTGGCAGCAGGGTGCAGGGGCAGGTACAGGTGGCAGCAGGGTGCAGGGGCAGGTACAGGTGGCAGCAGGGTGCAAGGGCAGGTACAGGTGGCAGCAGGGTTCAGGGGCAGGTACAGGTGGCAACAGGGTTCAGGGTGCATGGGCAGATACAGGTAGCAGGGTGCATGGGCAGGTACAGGTGGCAGCAAGGTACAGGGGCAAGTGCAGGTGGCAGTAGGGTGCAGGATGCATAGGCAGGTACAGGTGGCAGCAATGTGCAAGGGCTGGTGCAGGTGGCAGCAGGGTGCATGGGCAGGTACAGGTGGCAGCAGGGTGCATGGGCACGTACAGGTGGCAGCAGGGTGCAGGGGCAGGTGCAGGTGGCAGCAGGGTGCAGGGGCAGGTACAGGTGGCAGCAGGGTGCATGGGCAGGTACAGGTAGCAGCAGGGTGCATGGGCAGGTACAGGTGGCAGCAGAGGGCAGGGGCAGGTACAGGTGGCAACAGGGTTCAGGGTGCATGGGCAGATACAGGTAGCAGCAGGGTGCATGGGCAGGTACAGGTTGCAGCAGGGGCAGGTGCAGGTGGCAGCAGGGTGCAGGGTGCATGGGCAGATACAGATGGCAGCAGGGTGCATGGGCAGGTACAGGTGGCAGCAGGGTGCATGAGCAGTTACAGGTGACAGCAGGGTGCAGGGGCAGGTTCAGGTTACAACAGGGTTCAGGGGCAGGTTCAGGTTACAACAGGGTTCAGGGTGCATGGGCAGATACAGGTAGCAGCAGGGTGCATGGGCAGGTACAGGTTGCAGCAGGGGCAGGTGCAGGTGGCAGCAGGGTGCAGGGTGCATGGGCAGGTACAGGTGGCAGCAGGGTGCATGGGCAGGTACAGGTGGCAGCAGGGTGCAGGGGCAGGTGCAGGTGGCAGCAGGGTGCAGGGGCAGGTACAGGTGGCAACAGGGTGCAGGGTGCATGGGCAGGTACAGGTAGCAGCAGGGTGCATGGGCAGGTACAGGTGGCAGCAGAGGGCAGGTGCAGGTGGCAGCAGGGTGCAGGGTGCATGGGCAGGTACAGGTAGCAGCAGGGTGCATGGGCAGGTACAGGTGGCAGCAGAGGGCAGGTGCAGGTGGCAGCAGGGTGCATGGGCAGGTAGAAGGTAGCAGCAGGGTGCATACGCAGGTACAGGTGGCAGCAGGGTGCAGGGACAGGTACAGGTAGCAGCAGGGTGCATGGGCAAGTACAGGTGGCAGCAGGTGCAGGTGGCAGCAGGGTGCAGGGTGCATGGGCAGGTACAGGTAGCAGCAGGGTGCATACGCAGGTACAGGTGGCAGCAGGGTGCTGGGGCAGGTACAGGTAGTAGCAGGGTGCATGGGCAGGTACAGGTGACAGCAGGGTGCAGGGGCAGGTACAGGTGGCAACAGGGTTCAGGGTGAATGGGCAGATACAGGTAGCAGCAGGGTGCATGGGCAGGTACAGGTGGCAGCAGGGTGCATTGGCAGGTACAGGTGGCAGCAGGGTGCATGGGCAGGTACAGGTGGCAGCAGGGTGCATGGGCAGGTACAGGTGGCAGCAGGGGGCAGGTGCAGGTGGCAGCAGGGGCAGGTACAGGTGGCAACAGGGTGCATGGGCAGGTACAGGTGGCAGCAGAGGGCAGGTGCAGGTGGCAGCAGGGTGCAGGGTGCATGGGCAGGTACAGGTAGCAGCAGGGTGCATGGGCAGGTACAGGTGGCAGCAGAGGGCAGGTGCAGGTGGCAGCAGGGTGCAGGGTGCATGGGCAGGTACAGGTAGCTGCAGGGTGCATATGCAGGTACAGGTGGCAGCAGGGTGCAGGGACAGGTACAGGTAGCAGCAGGGTGCATGGGCAGGTACAGGTGGCAGCAGGTGCAGGTGGCAGCAGGGTGCATGGGCAGGTACAGGTAGCAGCAGGGCGCATACGCAGGTACAGGTGGCAGCAGGGTGCTGGGGCAGGTACAGGTAGCAGCAGGGTTCATGGGCAGGTGCAGGTGGCAGAAGGGTGCAGGGTGCATGGGCAGGTACAGGTAGCAGCAGGGTGCATACGCAGGTACAGGTGGCAGCAGGGTACAGGGGCAGGTACAGGTAGCAGCAGGGTGCATGGGCAGGTACAGGTGGCAGCAGGGGCAGGTGCAGGTGGTAGCAGGGCACAGGGTGCATGGGCAGGTACAGGTAGCAGCAGGGTGCATAAGCAGGTACAGGTGGCAGTAGGCAGGGCAGGTAACATTGGTGGTCACCCCCAGTGTTGCCTGCGGGGCAGAATTGTCTTCGCTGAGGGATGGCATTATCTGCGGTGAGGACAGGACAATAATCCCCACTGGGCACTGTGGGATTATCACCTCACTGACCCCGGAGCGAGCACACAATTCCCGGCTGTCACATTCCCGTTGGCAGCAGCTGTCTATTAGACGTCTTCATTCTTTTTACTCTCGggatctccgcttgctgtcagaAGTGTAAATTGCTCTCCTGACCTGGTCCTCCttacacagctgagggtttgttacagtgtatcagtgcagacAAAGACAACATCAGCTCTCCTCCTACCTACACCACGCTGATACAATGTAACAGTGCCTCAGCTGTGAGCAGGACAATTTGCTGTGTTGGAGGGGAGACCACCAGTGAGCTGCGCTGACTGCCCTGCGGGTTTCTCTCTGCAGAGTACAGCATTTCGGCAGCCGCCATCGCCATCATTGGGGTGGGCTTCATGACCATCGGCACAGTCTGCACGCTGCTGTCCTTCAAGCAGAAGCTGGACTACCTCCTGAAGCCGGCCGGACTCTTCTATATGTTCTCAGGTACGTCCAGGAAGGCTACACCCACAGGACTCCTAACCTGCACCAAGTAGTCTGTAAGGTGGGGCGCTGTACAGGCGCCTGGCATAAGGCAAGTGGTCCCACTGTCCAAGACATCTTACTTAAAGGGGCGGTAACCTGCTTGTTGGATCCCTTTTAATATACACTGTCATGGCCCCCACACATCATTACTACTCCTGACAGACACagatatacagatgcttctcacaaaattagaatatcatcaaaaagtgaaactcattacatacagggtgatctatttcatgtgtttatttctggtaatgttgatgattatggcttacagccaatgaaaacccaaaagtcattatctcagtaaattagaatactttataaccccagcttgaaaaatgatgcactcagtatttggtcgggctccttttgcatcaattactgcatcaatgcggcgtggcatggaggtgatcagcctgtggcgctgctgaggggttatggaagcccaggttgctttgatagcagccttcagctcgtctgcattgttggatctggtgtctctcatcttcctcttgacaatactccatagattctctatggggttaaggtcaggcgagtttgctgccaatcaagcccagtgatactggaagtgttgacaggtgccaagtcctgctggagaatgacattcccatctccaaaaagctCGTCGGCAGAGGGAAGTGAACTCGCctattcttaacaatcctttcagggctgcggttatcccggtggcttgtgcacctttttctaccacactttttccttccactcaactttccattaatattcttggacacAGCACTGTATGAACCcccaacttctttagcaatgaccttttgtggcttaccctccttctggagtgtgtcagtgactgccttctggacatctgtcaggtcagagtcttccccatgattgtggagctactgaaagactaagggacctttataaactcttaggaagcctttgtgagtgttttttattaattattctaatttactgagataatgactgttgttttttcattggctgtaagccataatcatcaacattaacagaaataaacacgtgaaatagatcactgtgtgtaatgattctatataatataggagtttcactttttgtatttaagaactgaaataaattcactttttggtgatattctaattttgtgagaatcacttgTACATGTGTAGATCATTACTCCCTGTGTCCTCTCTGCAAACCATCACTCTTCCTTgtggtgacacctgcagaccatcgctCTTCCCTGTAGTGACACATGCAGACCATCGCTCTTCCCTGTGGTGACACCTCCAGACCATCGCTCTTCCCTgtggtgacacctgcagaccatcgctCTTCCCTGTAGTGATACCTGCAGACCATCGCTCTTCCCTGTGGTGACACCTCCAGACCATCGCTCTTCCCTGTGGTGATACCTGCAGACCATCGCTCTTCCCTgtggtgacacctgcagaccatcgctCTTCCCTgtagtgacacctgcagaccatcgctCTTCCCTGTAGTGATACCTGCAGACCATCGCTCTCCCCTgtggtgacacctgcagaccatcgctCTTCCCTgtggtgacacctgcagaccatcgctCTTCCCTGTAGTGATACCTGCAGACCATCGCTCTCCCCTgtggtgacacctgcagaccatcgctCTTCCCTGTGGTGACACCTGGGGACCATCGCTCTCCCCTGTGGTGACGCCTGCGTACCATCGCTCTTCCCTGTGGTGACACCTGTGGACCATCGCTCTTCCCTgtagtgacacctgcagaccatcgctCTTCCCTGTAGTGATACCTGCAGACCATCGCTCTTCCCAgtggtgacacctgcagaccatcgctGTTCCCTGTGGTGATACCTGCAGACCATCGCTCTTCCCTgtggtgacacctgcagaccatcgctCTCCCCTgtggtgacacctgcagaccatcgctCTTCCCTGTGGTGACACCTGGGGACCATCGCTCTCCCCTGTGGTGACGCCTGCGGACCATCGCTCTTCCCTGTAGTGACACCTGTAGACCGTTGCTCTCCCCTGTAGTGATACCTGCAGACCATCGCTCTTCCCTgtggtgacacctgcagaccatcgctCTTCCCTgtagtgacacctgcagaccatcgctCTTCCCTGTAGTGATACCTGCAGACCATCGCTCTTCCCAgtggtgacacctgcagaccatcgctGTTCCCTGTGGTGATACCTGCAGACCATCGCTCTTCCCAgtggtgacacctgcagaccatcgctGTTCCCTGTGGTGATACCTGCAGACCATCGCTCTTCCCTgtggtgacacctgcagaccatcgctCTCCCCTgtggtgacacctgcagaccatcgctCTTCCCTGTGGTGACACCTGGGGACCATCGCTCTCCCCTGTGGTGACGCCTGCGGACCATCGCTCTTCCCTGTAGTGACACCTGTAGACCGTTGCTCTCCCCTGTAGTGATACCTGCAGACCATCGCTCTTCCCTgtggtgacacctgcagaccatcgctCTTCCCTgtagtgacacctgcagaccattgctCTTCCCTGTGGTGACACCCATGGACCATTGCTCTTCCCTgtggtgacacctgcagaccatcactCTCCTCTgtggtgacacctgcagaccatcgctCTTCCCTgtggtgacacctgcagaccatcgctCTTCCCTGTGGTGACACCTGTGGACCATCGCTCTTCCCTGTGGCGACACCTGTGGACCATTGCTCTTCCCTGTGGTGACACCTGTAGACCATTGCTCTCCACTGTAGTGATACCTGCAGACCATTGCTCTTCCCTGTAGTGACACCCACGGACCATTGCTCTTCCCTgtggtgacacctgcagaccattgctCTTCCCTGTGGTGACACCTGTAGACCATTGCTCTTCCCTgtggtgacacctgcagaccattgctCTTCCCTgtggtgacacctgcagaccattgctCTTCCCTGTAGTGACACCCACGGACCATTGCTCTTCCCTgtggtgacacctgcagaccattgctCTTCCCTgtggtgacacctgcagaccattgctCTTCCCTGTGGTGACACCTGTAGACCATTGCTCTTCCCTgtggtgacacctgcagaccattgctCTTCCCTgtggtgacacctgcagaccattgttCTGTTTCTTGCAGGCTTGTGTATCATCATCTCGGCGGAGGTGATCCGTCAGTCCGTGCATCGGATGATTGACAGCAAGGAGACGGTGTGGATCGAGTACTACTACTCCTGGTCTTTCGCCTGCGCCTGCTCGGCCTTCGCTCTGCTCTTCATCTGCGGCATCGCCCTCGTGATCATCTCTCTTCCCCGGATGCCCCGGAATCCATGGGAAACATGTATGGACGCTGAACCTGAAATGTAAGAAGACCCCACAATCCCCCCAGGACGACGGGAGAGATGAGGGGGAGGGAACGAAGAAAAGTCCGGGGGCGAGAGACGCTCTGGACCCCGAGCCCCCGAGGACCGCACCTTCCCCTCCGCCGCTTTTATCTGTTTTTTACTGTATATAAGGTTTTATGTGAAGGATACAGCTTGTGGACCCCGGGACGCCAGTGACCACCCACAGGACCTGAAATAAGCAATGACCTCAGTCTCCTCCAGGATATTTAATAGCTCCAAGCCATAAGCTCACAATTCTTAAGAGACCTCATCAAAAATGTCAGTAGGTTCCCCGGACAGTGTGGGGGCCACACTGAGTGATTCCAGGAGTGTCAATGTGTTTATGTCTTAGAGGCCTGCCAGTTACCTTCTAGAAAACACTCTGCCCCGCCCACATGGGCAGGCTCCTCCCATCTACAGGCAGGAAGTTCCCAGTGCCACACCCCCGGAAATGCTGAGTAAGCTCTTCCCATCTATAGGCAGGCAGCTCACAGTGCCACACCCCCACACATACTGAGCAAGCTCCTCCCATCTATAGGCAGGCAGCTCCCTGTGCCACACCCCCAGACATGCTGAGCAAGCTCCTCCCATCTATAGGCAGCTCCCAGTGCTACACCCCTGGACATACTGAGCAAGCTCCTCCCATCCATAGGCAGGAAGTTCCCAGTGCCACACCCCCAGTCATACTGAGCAAGCTCCTCCCATCTATAGGCAGGCAGCTCCCTGTGCCACACCCCCAGTCATACTGAGCAAGCTCCTCCCATCTATAGGCAGGCAGCTCCCTGTGCCACACCCCCAGACATGCTGAGCAAGCTCCTCCAATCTATAGGCAGGCAGCTCCCTGTGCCACACCCCTGGACATACTGAGCAGGCTCCTCACATCTAGAGGCAGGCAACTCCCAGTGCCACACCCCCGGACATACTGAACAAGCTCCTCCCATCTATAGGCAGGAAGTTCCCAGTGCCACACCCCCAGACATACTGAGCAAGCTCCTCCCATCTATAGGCAGGCAGCTTCTAGTGCCCCCTCCCCAGACATGCTGAGCAAGCTCCTCCCATCTATAGGCAGGCAGCTCCCAGTGCCACTCCTCCACACATACTGAGCAAGCTCCTCCCATCTATAGGCAGGCAGCTCCCAGTGCCACACCCCCGGACATACTGAGCAAGCTCCTCCCATCTATAGGTAGGCAGCTCCTACTGCCACTCCCCCACACATACTGAGCAAGCTCCTCCCATCTATAGGCAGGCAGCTCCCAGTGCCACACCCCCAGACATACTGAGCAAGCTCCTCCCATCTATAGGCAGGCAGCTCCCTGTGCCACACCCCCAGACATACTGAGCAAGCTCCTCCCATCTATAGGCAGGCAGCTCCCTGTGCCACACCCCCAGACATGCTGAGCAAGCTCCTCCCATCTATAGGCAGGAAGTTCCCAGTGCCACACCCCCAGACATACTGAGCAAGCTCCTCCCATCTATAGGCAGCCCCCAGTGCCACGCCCCCAGTCATACTGAGCAAGCTCCTCCCATCTATAGGCAGGCAGCCCCCAGTGCCACACCCCCAGAAATACTGTGCAGGCTCCTCCCATCTATAGGCAGGCAGACTACAGTGCCACACCCCCAGACATACTGAGCAGGCTCCTCCCATCTATAGGCAGGCAGCCTCCAGTGCCACGCCCCCAGACATACTGAGCAGGCTCCTCCCATGTATAGGCAGGCA contains:
- the CACNG1 gene encoding voltage-dependent calcium channel gamma-1 subunit, translating into MMELKALKIRITFCIILIGVSLMLAAVMSDHWAVMSPKVENHEELCEMAHFGLWRLCTKKIFVEWNDVISKPCGPLSLPGDVNCSYFKHFTSGENAEILEVTTQKEYSISAAAIAIIGVGFMTIGTVCTLLSFKQKLDYLLKPAGLFYMFSGLCIIISAEVIRQSVHRMIDSKETVWIEYYYSWSFACACSAFALLFICGIALVIISLPRMPRNPWETCMDAEPEM